In the genome of Populus trichocarpa isolate Nisqually-1 chromosome 10, P.trichocarpa_v4.1, whole genome shotgun sequence, the window ATTGGCATGGTACTGTGATAGAAATTAATACTGAAATCACGCGCTTGGAATAGCCTTAGCAAAACATATCAGTGGTGTTCTTTTCAATTGAATTATTGATGATGTCGTCATAGAGGAAGACAGCCATTATGATTTACCTCATGGATAATCCTCTCGAGTATTTTACTTATTACCATGCTAGTGATGCCATCCATATCGTATTGCagttaaactaattaaatctttCCATAATCACTATCAATTAATTGCAGATTTCTTTGCATGTTGGACTTTATCAATGCAAAAAATTAGCACGTCATTTGAAGCATTTTAGCTTTTGAACCCTCATGGCTGAGAGAAAGCATAAAATGACACATTAATTAGTTTGAGATGTTTTCAGGGTCTGGATTGAAGGCAGCTATACTAGCGCTTTAGagttaaaaaattcttaaatgcAATAATTTCCCCCCCTCATGTTTGCAGCTCAATTGCTCTGTTTGTTCTCAGGTGTGTGAAGCTATCGTTTCCAAGTTCAGAATATACTAGTTTATCTATTACCTGCAAATTGAATCTAGCATTTTGCCTGAACAGCTTCTGCTAATGTGCTGCATCGTATATGTGCAGGTTTTGGCAGGGTGACTGTGTTTTTTTGAGATTGTCATATGAAGGCCCTTAACTTGTATTTACTGCGTGCCGTgttcttgtcattttttttatatttttcttttcctgctaGAAGAAACGCTTAAAACATCAAAACCGTTAGGGCAAAAACAAAGAGGGAGTCAACTTCATGCTCTACTACCAAAGTGGAGGGCCCAAGAATAAAGGAGAGGTGCTTGAAGATGAGAATCGTATGATCTTGCTTCGACTTCCAAAGAAAGTGGGGTGCtaaataacaagaaattaaaagaaacaatgcTACGAAATTAGAAAGGTGGTCTGTTGGTGATTGATAAAAGCGATGGTTGTTCTGAAGAAGAGAATCgaatttcttgaaattcacatgATGACAGAAGATGGTGGGAGAAGAGCGAGATTGATCGAAGTGTTGGTTTTCGATCTAATGATAGGATCGATATCACGTCATGGATTTAATGAGTTCATTATGCTGTTTAGCTCCACTGGTTCTACTTAATGAATACATTATGCAGAATGTTGGAACTCAGGGTCTTCTTCATCCAGCAACATTACCACATCAAGTTGATTGTATCGTGCAGCTTCATGCAAGCAGTGTTGTGCTTATTATTTGCCATCCTCATCGATGATCTGGCAGCTCCCCTTCCCATTTCCACATCATGGTAAGTGGTTTTCATTTTCTCTATCAGAACCCGAACAACATTAGAATGTCCTCTCTTGCTGCTATGTGAAGAGCTGATGCAAAAGCAACGAACTCGAGTCAAGGATTATCTCCACTCATTCTAACATACCAAACTGCATGCAATGTGGAGGAATGTATTCTTGGTTTCGTAGCTTGAATGTAGAATTGGTCTGGCTTTTTCCGGAGTGGATCAGCTTTTCCATCCATGGCAGCTCGGTACAGGTGAGGTTCCATGTATCTGTCACACCTATCTGGCTACCATACCTGGCAATGCCACCAGCAGAATGGTTGAAACTTACAACTTCACTTAGTTTTGGGAATCCAACTTCATTCCCAGGTGTTGGAACTGCCTGTGTGTTTGTGAAGATTGATTCATAGGAAGGCAGCTTTCCATGTACTTAATTTCCTTAAGCAAACAAGCTAGCTCACACACACTAGCTAGGTTGATGAAACAAAACAGTGTGAGAAAATAATGAAGCGATATTGAATCTCTTGTTCTCTCTCACACACTTAAAAGGGATTCTGTTCCGAGAGAAAGATGCTCTCTTCAAGCTTAAGCTGTTAATTTTGGGTTAGGAAACGAGACACTGAAGACGATGAAGCCTGGAAGACCTGCCTTACTCGTGCAGTTAACTAGTCTCCTTTCCTCGAAAATGGGCTGGGATGGGTTGGGCCTCGCATCAATTTTAGTCTGTACACCAAGCCCATAATATTACAAAAGGAGAGTCAGTCAAAGTCATCGTCTACCTAGTTAAAGAAGGTGTTGCTGGTGCCTGCCTGCCTTgaaaggctaaaaaaaaattaacaagaagcCTCCTTCCGCACCCTGATTTTTCCTCCTCTCAATCAAACGAAACTCCTCTGATTTcagaataaaattcaaaaaacttcaTCAGCAGCAGAGCAACAATGTCCCAATTCGTGTCTAGCTTCTTCAAAGAAACCACAAAACCCTTAACATCAGGTCGACGTCCATGGTCCGTTTTCCTAGACCTCACCTTACTGAACCTCCCCTCTTCAATCCACGACACTACCACAAGGATAACCCAAAACGTCCTTCATTTCTTGGTTAATTACTCCATAATCCTCTTGATTATCCTCTCCTTATCCCTCTTAAACCATCCCCTGGTGCTAATCGCCTTGTTCATTACTCTAATTGCCTGgctctctctttatttctctcgcGAGGAGCCGCTTTGGTTTTTGGGCTATCAAGTGAGTGACTGGGTGGTGTTGGTTGTGCTCTTTGTGGTTGACTTTTTGGTTGTGATTTGGGGTGGGGTTTTTCAGAATGTTGTCGTTGGTGGTGGGATCGCTGTCGTTTTGATGCTTCTGCATGCTGCGTTGAGGAGTACGGATGATCTTGTTGCTGATGATATTGAAACCTCGCCGTATGCCAACTTGCTCTCTGATGATGATGGTGACTATAATGCTCCTCCAACTGGTGGCTTGTAGTTTTGCCTAAttggattgaaaagaaaagaaaagggaattgTTTGGTTTTAGCTTAATTAATGTCATCTTGACTGTAATTATGGCATTGCATGCTTCTCTGTTATGGtgatttgatgatttaattGTTGCTTAGAATGAGTTACATACCCAGTTATCAACTTATTATGCTTGTTTTGGTCTGTGTCTAAATTACAGTGCTTGGGAATACTGGGACTAACACCTTTAACCAAAAGTTGTACTTCACATTTACATTTAGGTAATCACTCACAATTTTTTACCTATGTCAAATGGATTTTGATgcagattttttgttttcactaCTTGTGTTGGTGATGCTGTTGTGTTGAGTTGCCATGGCTTAGTCTTTGCATTATGTGGAGATTAGCAGGAACCTTCTCTCTATCCCATCCCGTGGGAATGATCTTTGTTGATTGATGTTTCTCTGTTGCTTCATACCTGTATCAAAGCACAGGAGCAAACCTGAAAACTTAGGACGTCAAGGTCAAGTTAATGATGATGTTATCTGTTATTGTAGGACATGGAACCGAGATCATGCTCCGACTTGAAATCTGGGAACAAGTTGATCCCTGCTATAGATTACTTTTATGTATTCATTTCCTCGCTTTATGGCTAAAAGTAAATCTCAAATATATCTGCTTTGCATCTTGTTTACCGGCTTCCTTTTAAGCAGCTGCTGCGGATACAGAGAGGTTGCAATTGTTCTCTTGAGATTTGCTTTTAGCCAGACCCTgaatatttacaattttttccAGATATCAGAGGACGTAAAATCAACATCCTGCATAGTAAACAGTaacagcttcttcttcttttaacagCCCCTTTCTTGATGATTTACGTGCCTTGATTCCTTGGCTTTGGATAAGCTAGAATCTACAATtgattatcattgttttttattgtggtGAAGAGGCAGAATGTTGCTggctttgaattttgaaattatcACACAAAGCTTCTTTATCATTTTGAGGTCTGAAATCTTGCTGTCAAGAATAACAATGTGTGTATGCTTCTTTGTCATGAACCGAACAAGAGGGATTAAAAGGGGGAAAGGCAAAAGGAGTCTATGCCAGTTGCACATCCTGACTGGGAGGGTTTCAAAGTTGCTCTTATCTTGGACTGGGATTtcatagggtttttttttttaatcttcactCCTCAGCATTAACCTAATTTATTCCATGTAAAATGGTGGCCAATTGGCCATTCTAGCCCAACACAACCAGATGATTCTAAGGTCATACCCAACCTGGAAAGGCTTCGGCTAGTAGCACGAGTCCTCATTGAGCTGTTCTAAATTTAATCCATGGATTCAGGCATTAGTCCAGAATCCCCAAATCtgctattaataaaataaacaatccatATTCGTCTACAACTTGTGTATGGTTTCTACTATGTCTGCTCTCCTTGcaagaaaagttgaaaaagagagaaagcagaGTGGTTTTAGCAAATTCATCCGCTGTGCATTCACGATGATGCAAAACACACTGTTGTCTCCGACCACCTTGACCAAGATCACTGTTGCAAGAGATGACATTTCGCCGCTGAAGCAAAGATGTTTACGGAGGATGAGCTTTACGACCATACGAGAGAACCATCACAAAATCTTTAGCTGAACTGCCCACAGTTGTCCGTATTCTTTCAGATGCTGAAGCTGTCTGCAACCACCAGTCTACCAAGTTATGCAGCTGCAACGTTGAAACCACTGGCTGACCACGCATTGAGATCTCCACCTGTGGAAACTTGAGCATTACTCGTGGTGTTTTAAAATTTCCTTAATTCCTTAGGCAGTAGTCTTCAGATAATTTAGGAGTACACTTCACcggcatttattttttacatggatGGTAGGTAGTAAACAGTTCCATCATCACAAAAACTGTTGCAGGTCTTGTTAAAGgacaatatcaaaaacaaagagagtaGCAAGACTTTTTCCTGTCATACATCATGGAAGATGAAATATAGGAACCACAGAAAGTAATTTGGACATTCAAGTTCAAAGGAAAGAAATCTacgaatgaagaaaaagaaatgctgTCCACTTCCATTTACAATAGGAAAAGAAGAGGGATTGaaagaaataagattttttagttttgtatgCACAAATTGATTAACATGATAAACGAACAAAGATGAAGTTACCTCAGCTTCCCTAACAAGACCCAGCTTCTGGGCAAGATACTTCTTTATGTATGAA includes:
- the LOC7498038 gene encoding PRA1 family protein D, which translates into the protein MSQFVSSFFKETTKPLTSGRRPWSVFLDLTLLNLPSSIHDTTTRITQNVLHFLVNYSIILLIILSLSLLNHPLVLIALFITLIAWLSLYFSREEPLWFLGYQVSDWVVLVVLFVVDFLVVIWGGVFQNVVVGGGIAVVLMLLHAALRSTDDLVADDIETSPYANLLSDDDGDYNAPPTGGL